GAACCTTCTGCGAAACATTCGGCATCCCGTCGAGCGAAACGCAAGCGGGCAAAGGTTCGCTGATTTGGGATCATCCCTTTAACCTGGGCGCAGTCGGCGTAACGGGAACTTCCGCCGCCAACCGCCTCGCCGCCGAAGCTGATTTAGTCATCAATATTGGAACCCGCTTGAGCGATTTCACCACGGCGTCTAAAACCCAATTCCAAAATCCCAACGTCCGGTTCATCGGAATCAACGTTTGCGATTTCGACGCCGGGAAACACTCGGCGCTGCCGATGCTTTGCGACGCCAAGGCAGGACTTTCAGAACTGACCGAGCGGCTGAAAGCGAAAGGAATGAAGCCCAATGCGTCGTATACCGAAGAAATCCGCCGCCAAATCGCCGAATGGCGCAAGGAAGAAGAACGCCTCTTCTCGCTGGACTCCACGCCCATCAGCCAAGGCGAAGTAATCGGCGCCGTCACCAATTTCGCTGGTACCAACGACGTCATGGTCTGCGCGGCGGGCGGATTGCCCGGCGATCTTCATAAACTCTGGCGCACGAAATCCCATCGCGGCTATCACTTGGAATATGGCTACTCCTGCATGGGCTATGAAATCGCCGGGGGGCTGGGCGTGAAGATGGCCGATCCCAGCCGGGATATTTATGTGATGATCGGCGACGGCTCTTATTTAATGCTGGCCAATGAAATCGTTACTTCCGTTCAAGAAGGCTATAAACTCACTATCGTCTTTTTGGACAATCACGGCTTCAATTGCATCAAGGGCTTGGCGCGTTCTTGCGGCAGCCACGGCTTTGGCAACCAATTCCGTTTTCGTGATCGAAACTCTCAACTCTTAACCGGCGAAAATTTGCCCATCGATTTCGCCGCTAACGCCGCCAGTTTGGGGGCGCATGTTATCAAAGCGGCGACGAAGCAGGAACTGCTGCAAGCGTTGGAGAAAGCCAAAAGCATCGATCGCACCGTCTTCATCGCTCTGGAAGTCAATCCCGAAGAATACGTTCCCGGCTACGATTCCTGGTGGGATGTCGCCGTAGCGGAAGTTTCCGGCGTGGAGAGCGTGCAACAGGCGCGGATGCAGTATGAGGAGAAGCGAAAAAAGGAGCGGTATTTCTTGTAAAATTCTTATGAGATGAATAGCGAAGAGGCGCGGAATCGGTGATATCCGCGCCTTCTTTTATAATAAAGTATGAATAGCGGGGTTGTCAAAACTGTTTTTTATCTTCTATTATCAAAAAAGCAATTAGGAAGATTGGCGGGCCGCGCTTTAAGCCCCCCTGCGCCATGCTGCTCGTTTCATGCCATTCATTTTATATTCGGGAATAACGAAATGAACAATCAATCAACATACGATTCGCCTTATAAAAGTGCGCTTCATGAGATGACTTGCACGACGAACACCGACTTGTGGAACGACTCCTGTTCCCAAACGGAACTGGCCTACGCCATCGAGCATGGAGCCGTTGGCGCTACCACCAATCCGGTTATCGTGGGCGAAGTTTTGAAAAAAGAACTGAATTTGTGGATCGACCGCATTAACCTGATTATTAAAGACAATCCCCATGCCTTGGAAGACGATATTACCTGGAAAGTAATCGAAGCCTTGGCCGTTAAAGGCGCCGAAATGCTCAAGCCTGCTTTTGATCGTCATCGCGGCAAAAAAGGTCGGATTTCGATTCAAACCAATCCCAAATTTTACAACAACGCTGAAAAGATCGTCGAACAAGCCCGATATTTCCATATGCTGGCGCCGAACATGCAGATCAAAATACCCGTAACGCAAGCGGGCGTGGCCGCCATCGAAGAAGCCACCTATCGCGGCGTCAACGTCAACGCCACAGTCAGTTTCTGCGTTCCCCAAGCTATCGCCGTAGCGGAAGCCGTAGAGAGGGGATTGAAACGGCGCGAGAGCGAAGGGAAATCGATCGCGGAGATGGCGCCGGTATGCACCATCATGGTCGGGCGCATCGACGATTGGCTGCGCGTAGTCGCCGAACGCGACCGGATTATTACCGATCCCGGCTATTTGAATTACGCCGGAGTCGCCATTATGAAAAAAGCCTATCGGCTTTACCGCGAACGCGGCTACCGGTTGCGTCTTCTTTCCGCCGCCTACCGCTGCCACATGCACTGGTCGGAATTTATCGGCGGGGATTTGGTGGTCTCCATTCCCCACGAATGGCAAGTGCGGTTCAACCATTCAGACATCGCTCCTATCCCGCGCATGGATAATCCCGTAGAGCCGAAAGTGTTGGATGAATTGCTGCGGAAATTTTCCGATTTCCGAAAATCGTACGAGGAAGACGGCCTGCAAGTGGATGAGTTCGATTTCTACGGTCCATCGCGGCGAACGTTGCGCCAGTTTATGAGCGGTTATGACGAATTGGTTCAAATGCTGCGGGACCGCATTCTTCCCAATCCCGATAAGGAAAAAACCTGCGGAAAGTAAGGAGAATGATCCAATGACGGCTGAATTTTGCAATCTGATTCAGGCGTTTTCCTTGAAAGAAGGATGGAATCCCTACCAGGAAAACGATAGAGATACACAACTAGATTTCGGAATTTATCTTTTGGAGCCGAACCAATGCTATGTCTTTCAATCCAAAGAACAAGAGACGGCGCTCTTGATATTGAAAGGAAGCGGACGGATCGAGGCGGGAGGGCGCGCCGAATCGTTCGAACGAAATTCATGGGTCGAACAGCTGCCCTGGGCGATTCACTCTCCAGCCTATGCGGCGGCGGCGATAACAGCGTCCTCGCCTGTGGAAATCGCCGTCGTCAAAACTCCGAATCCGCATGTCTTTCCGCAAAAAATTTACCTTCCGGACGAAGTGGAAAACGAACATCGCGGCAAGGGGATGCTTGACGATATGAGCTACCGCATCGTCCGATGCGTCTTCGACCGCCGCAATGCGCCGCCCGAAGCTCGGCTGGTTCTCGGCGAAGTGGTCAATTTTCCTGGACGTTGGAGCAGCTATCCTCCCCACCATCATCCCCAGCCGGAACTCTATTACTACCAATTCGAGCCGGAATGGGGCTATGGGCACGGCGAATTAGGCGAAACCGTTTATAAAATCCGAAACCGAGATTTGCTGCGGATCACCGGCGAGCGCGATCATTCCCAAACCTCGGCGCCGGGTTTCACAATGTATTATTTATGGACTATCCGGCATTTCCCCGACAAGCCTTATACGGGATTCGAGTATACTCCCCCCTTCGAAACGCTATTAAGTTAATTGCTTTGAGATAGCTTAGGAAAGTAGGATAGGTCGTGTTTTTTGGCTCATCGCTTTTTTATTTGGAAATTATGGGACGTACAGCGCAACTCATCCAAGGCGCCCAATTACTTCGCCGCAATGCCCAACAGATCGTTGATTTTGAGAAACAATTCGTCCATATTCAGTTTGGTGATATGCTCCTCCGCTTTTAAGTATTTAGCTCGTTCCTTCATACCGGGATCGCCGATGGAGGAGTAGACGATGACGGGGATATGGGCGGTTTTAGGATTTCCTTTGATGCGTTTGGTTAGCGCCAAACCGTCCGTTTGGGGCATTTCCACGTCGGAGATAATCAGTGAGATGTCTTCCGTCTTTTGAATGATATCCAGCGCTTCCTCCCCGTCATGGGCGGCCAAGACCTCGAAATTGTGCTCTTCCAATTCCAAGGCGAGCATATGGCGGACGGAGGAGCTGTCTTCCGCGAGAAGAATCTTTTTCCTTCCGCCGTCGCATTGAATGTTGGCGTCCAGTTTCGATTTGTTTTTCACTTGTTCCGGCGTCACATTCAATATGATCGTTTCGTAATCGAGCAATAAAATCATCTTCTCTTCCGTAGGACGGACAATGGAGATGACGTAAGGATTTTGGTGGATGTTGAGGACGGTTTGCGCGTTAATGACTTTTTCCCAAAGAACGGTGTGCACCGCTTCCACGTGTTCTACCAGGAAAGCGTTATAGAGTCCGAAAAATTCGGTAACGATGACGCGGAAATGTTCCTCGAGGGACGTCTTTTCGCCGTACAAAAAAAATTTTAAATCCAACACCGGAATCACTTGATCGTGATTTTTGAAAACGCCGCGCATAGCGGGATGGGCTTCCGGCATCACGGTAAAACTCGGCATTTCGGACAAAACGCGGCTGACCTTGAGGATATTGATGCCGTAAACGTCGCCTCCCGTCTTGAATTCCAGAACTTTGAGTTCGTTAGAACCGGATCGCAAATAGGTATCGGCGTCGGTATTATATTTTTCCACCATGAGAATCTCCTTTTTCGAAACGTTCGCCGTCTTGATGCGGACGAATGGGCAATTCGAACCAAAATACCGCTTCGTCGAGGCTGCGCTTGGCGGCGCCGACAGTTCCGTTTTGAGCGGCGGCGGCCATTTTGCAGAAAGTCAATCCCAATCCGCTGCCTTGGACGCGGCGCTGTTGACGAAGTTCCACTTGTTTGACGGGATCGAAAATATCTTCGAGAGCGAAATCGATTTCGTGAGGATGCTTATTGAGAATTTCCACGCGCATGATCTTGTACGTTGCGGCGCCGTCTTGTTTTCTCTTCATCAGAAAAGCATGAATTTCCACAATGGAGTTTTGGGGAGAGTGCCGCAAGGCGTTGACCAGAAAATTGTCGACGATTCGCGCCGTCAGGCGGCGGTCAATTTCGGCGTTGTTCGGGAGGGAGGGATCGATGGTTTGGCGGATGGTAATATTTTTGTCTTCCGCTAAAAGAGAGACGACTTGAATGCAATCGGCGATGATTTCGCGAATATCCGCCGGCGCCGGTTGCGCTTCCAATTTCGAATCGGCGTTTCGCGCCTGGTCGAGAAAGTCTTCCAATATCCGTTCGCCCCGAAGCGTTGCGGCGCGAATAGAGGCGGCCAGTTGCATATGTTTGGGATTGTGGGGATCGAATCGTCCTTCCTCCAGGCGTTTGAAAAATTGCTTTGCCACGGCAAACGGAGTTTCCAGATCGTGGAGAAGCAACGCCGCGAACTGCAAATGCAAGCCATCTTTGTCCTGCATGGATTCAGGCTGCGTCATAACGGTTATATATACTGCGATCCGATTAACGATAAATAGCTTTCTCTTAATAATAATATAGGGTACAGGAGTAAATCAAAAAAAGAAGACTGGAATTAATAACTCATGTTACGCGCCTGGGGGCGCGGGCGTCTCGCCCCCGCGTTGAAGGAACCGTCTAAGAGCGGTGGATAGGTTTTATATCTGTTGCGTTTTTGAATCGCGAAAACACGAAATAACTTGAATTCCACGAAATTTTTGAATCGCGGATATCATGGATTCTTATTGATTCCACGGAAAAATCTTTCTCGCAGCGCGATTCCTTGCGGCAACCCTATTTTTTCATTTCTCGTTTTCGTGATTCAAACGACAAAAGGAATGGAGAGAAGCATTTTTATATTGATTTGCTCTAGTTTTCGCGCATTTTTTTTGTATTATAGTTTACTTGTCTTATAGACAAACATTCGCTAAAGGCAAAATCGAGAATTTGTTTTTTCTTCCGCGAACAAAAAAAAGAGGTGATTCGTTATGAAAACCAAACTTGTCGTTATCGTTTTTCTTTCTTCCTTGTTTCTGATTCCCCAAGTCTCTTTTTCCGTACCAGCGGATTCGCCGCAAGCGGCGGGCATTGTTCCCGTAACGGGAGATTTGACTCCCTGGCGAGACTATGGAGTCGATATGACGAATTTCGACAACGTATGGGCCATCGCCTTGAACAACGGAAACATCGTGGTTTTTAAAAGAGCGCATGATTACAAAACGCCCGGCGTCGTGGGCGGCACGGAATTTTTGATCTTCGGTCCAGATGGCAAGAAATTGACTCCCGAACCCATCCGCGGCAGTTTCGATTCCAACGGTCAACCTACTCCCCTC
The nucleotide sequence above comes from Candidatus Omnitrophota bacterium. Encoded proteins:
- the iolD gene encoding 3D-(3,5/4)-trihydroxycyclohexane-1,2-dione acylhydrolase (decyclizing); amino-acid sequence: MSQTRRLTMAQAMLKFLCNQYVERDGVEQRFFAGIFGIFGHGMVAGLGQALEEYREDIRYYQCRNEQGMVHLATAFAKQNNRLKTMICTSSIGPGATNMITGAATATINRIPVLLLPGDIFARRNVAPVLQQLESPQTQDISVNDCFKPISRYWDRINRPDQIITSLPEAMRVLTSPSETGAVTIAIPQDVQTEAFDYPEEFFRKRVYRVPRPRPEETMLETAAQWIMESQRPVIVAGGGVLYSEASKELGTFCETFGIPSSETQAGKGSLIWDHPFNLGAVGVTGTSAANRLAAEADLVINIGTRLSDFTTASKTQFQNPNVRFIGINVCDFDAGKHSALPMLCDAKAGLSELTERLKAKGMKPNASYTEEIRRQIAEWRKEEERLFSLDSTPISQGEVIGAVTNFAGTNDVMVCAAGGLPGDLHKLWRTKSHRGYHLEYGYSCMGYEIAGGLGVKMADPSRDIYVMIGDGSYLMLANEIVTSVQEGYKLTIVFLDNHGFNCIKGLARSCGSHGFGNQFRFRDRNSQLLTGENLPIDFAANAASLGAHVIKAATKQELLQALEKAKSIDRTVFIALEVNPEEYVPGYDSWWDVAVAEVSGVESVQQARMQYEEKRKKERYFL
- a CDS encoding transaldolase family protein translates to MNNQSTYDSPYKSALHEMTCTTNTDLWNDSCSQTELAYAIEHGAVGATTNPVIVGEVLKKELNLWIDRINLIIKDNPHALEDDITWKVIEALAVKGAEMLKPAFDRHRGKKGRISIQTNPKFYNNAEKIVEQARYFHMLAPNMQIKIPVTQAGVAAIEEATYRGVNVNATVSFCVPQAIAVAEAVERGLKRRESEGKSIAEMAPVCTIMVGRIDDWLRVVAERDRIITDPGYLNYAGVAIMKKAYRLYRERGYRLRLLSAAYRCHMHWSEFIGGDLVVSIPHEWQVRFNHSDIAPIPRMDNPVEPKVLDELLRKFSDFRKSYEEDGLQVDEFDFYGPSRRTLRQFMSGYDELVQMLRDRILPNPDKEKTCGK
- a CDS encoding 5-deoxy-glucuronate isomerase, which produces MTAEFCNLIQAFSLKEGWNPYQENDRDTQLDFGIYLLEPNQCYVFQSKEQETALLILKGSGRIEAGGRAESFERNSWVEQLPWAIHSPAYAAAAITASSPVEIAVVKTPNPHVFPQKIYLPDEVENEHRGKGMLDDMSYRIVRCVFDRRNAPPEARLVLGEVVNFPGRWSSYPPHHHPQPELYYYQFEPEWGYGHGELGETVYKIRNRDLLRITGERDHSQTSAPGFTMYYLWTIRHFPDKPYTGFEYTPPFETLLS
- a CDS encoding chemotaxis protein, with product MVEKYNTDADTYLRSGSNELKVLEFKTGGDVYGINILKVSRVLSEMPSFTVMPEAHPAMRGVFKNHDQVIPVLDLKFFLYGEKTSLEEHFRVIVTEFFGLYNAFLVEHVEAVHTVLWEKVINAQTVLNIHQNPYVISIVRPTEEKMILLLDYETIILNVTPEQVKNKSKLDANIQCDGGRKKILLAEDSSSVRHMLALELEEHNFEVLAAHDGEEALDIIQKTEDISLIISDVEMPQTDGLALTKRIKGNPKTAHIPVIVYSSIGDPGMKERAKYLKAEEHITKLNMDELFLKINDLLGIAAK
- a CDS encoding HAMP domain-containing sensor histidine kinase, with the protein product MTQPESMQDKDGLHLQFAALLLHDLETPFAVAKQFFKRLEEGRFDPHNPKHMQLAASIRAATLRGERILEDFLDQARNADSKLEAQPAPADIREIIADCIQVVSLLAEDKNITIRQTIDPSLPNNAEIDRRLTARIVDNFLVNALRHSPQNSIVEIHAFLMKRKQDGAATYKIMRVEILNKHPHEIDFALEDIFDPVKQVELRQQRRVQGSGLGLTFCKMAAAAQNGTVGAAKRSLDEAVFWFELPIRPHQDGERFEKGDSHGGKI